A section of the Aricia agestis chromosome 4, ilAriAges1.1, whole genome shotgun sequence genome encodes:
- the LOC121726070 gene encoding uncharacterized protein LOC121726070, with product MVVTRSQSGAEENQPPKVFSDPPRSPSAAATSQPPTGGRADPPQTASKPKPGASKTPAPSGVPVARKKAISIRSRRSTASVVARIRYEAEEKLAALRKKELQIEAELIKKKLIADVATAEETSDPDDDEPSEQVEQRVRAWLSEQGPDNEETAKERVVPEEEGDAPKPEDIPPAGERREPQRLRFERPIQSRIRSPTPPAAGINGVEQLADTLDKLLNQRQPRHQTELPIFTGSPSEWLPFKAAMEDTTTFYKLKPIENLARLRSCLRGEAREAVAPLLSIATPPEQIMKTLEQCFGRPEVMVDRMMEDLKKLPRLGGSAAELNHFAVKIQNMVAILRKLKHGYLFNPLLVRDILEKLSPYEKSKWYDYAEETSHYRNEPDVVLLSEFLMREADRALRYGFTTAPASRKETSRPPPNKNEVRPRRPVFAISEEGRGKPSHSQPERMREEQTKCPICTDRHALFRCAAFKKLSVQKRWDTVKQEGLCFLCLSSRHRRYNCKAKQCGMQGCKRPHHPLLHEERSGGAPPIEDAVITASVASDRAVKLKMRRIQVVGPRGEADIFALFDEGSTVTLLDEDVAEAIGVDGPPKMLRMHGINAERREERSRLVQLGVRGRDGTRHDITARTVNGLNLLTQSVPESLLQLAHLRDLKNEEICYENEKPQLLIGTDNWQLIVSRELRIGKRNQPAASRTKLGWVIHGSIPKRIIRQDENEDILHISTVETRNDRLEEMVKKHFDIDALGIAAKAKLSNEEQRAIDLFGRTAKRTEDGRFEVGLLWRKDGVKLPLSYNNALRRLKNLERKLDRNPQDAVQYHGQMENLMRKGYAEKCDGTEAGSENTWYLPHFPVKNPNKPGKLRLVFDAAAKTNGVSLNDNLLEGPDLLTSLPRILFRFREEAVAVKADIEEMFLRVKIRREDQPAQMFLWREGREEPPSKYKMVVMIFGASCSPYLAHSVRNRNAEEHAVSCPEAYRAITEAHYMDDYVDSYPDYEKAKQVVEQVDRVHKMGGFHLRGWTSNDRRALTGLPVDRLADDVAQPVTKGEQKTLGILWDSRGDTLKFNTSLSRVPKEVRELQRAPTKREALSTVMSIYDPLGLLSCYTITAKVILQGLWRQKLDWDEPLPAESAEDFTRWLRDMEHISHLELPRSYNGGSPTRNRQLHVFCDASKDAYAAAVYWRLEQEDGEIRVMLAAAKAKVAPLKTQTIPRLELQAALVGARLGNAVTAEHRWKTDAIFYWTDAQVVLWWIQNGSRKYTPYVAHRLGEIAELTSVHQWRWVSTKNNIADMATRTGYVTKSEEDPWFNGPDFPRRPVNEWPTESPVQAEDLEEHVAFQTTEASEVDCLPDVSRFSKYERLVRCTAMVLLFIEKCRDRRASLDVRHLEKAEVLWYRKSQHDSFAREIEKMKNGGTAPRWSSLYRLNPVYRDGLLTLDGRIRAAQVPYEMKNPVILDGRHPFTRLLVAREHARAGHGSRERVVNDLRQKFWIRKLRPTVRSIIHNCAFCRMRRARPKIPQPGDLPPERLGAFQRPFSYCGLDCFGPMIVTLGRRHEKRWGALFTCLTTRAVHLELVATLSTDSALMAMRRMAARRGWPAVMYSDNGTNFRGANVELQRAYAEWVPAMTELGLTHRMKWKFTPPGAPNQGGAWERLVRSVKTALLTTLNEKSPKEEVLQTLMTEAEYSVNARPLVHVSVDPDDPEAITPNHFLIGSSTGQPYVGPCEPADKKTWRVAQALADEFWRRWVREYLPTLTPRGGAPRSGRNLAPGDLVIVVDPALPRNTWPRGVVHRVYPGPDGRVRCADVRTRSGVFRRPTSKLAVIEESPPEEPTAPGEEPASSCSAGQSAAGLVSPQSPERVATGLTSSCSAGQPPARPACSQPWIRRARSHRRRLRRPWLLRRGEDVEDSGLAPDKLVVSVYKLVNSEI from the coding sequence ATGGTCGTCACGAGGAGTCAGAGCGGGGCGGAGGAGAACCAGCCACCGAAAGTATTTTCGGATCCGCCCAGGTCGCCGTCTGCAGCCGCAACCAGCCAGCCACCGACCGGGGGAAGGGCGGATCCGCCTCAAACTGCGTCGAAACCGAAGCCGGGCGCCAGCAAGACACCCGCGCCATCGGGAGTACCTGTAGCCAGGAAGAAGGCTATTTCAATAAGGTCGCGTCGATCGACAGCAAGTGTCGTCGCGCGCATCCGATATGAGGCGGAAGAGAAACTTGCCGCACTCCGTAAGAAGGAACTGCAGATCGAAGCAGAACTTATCAAGAAGAAGCTCATCGCTGATGTCGCCACTGCCGAGGAAACCAGCGATCCAGACGATGATGAGCCTTCAGAGCAGGTGGAGCAACGGGTCCGAGCCTGGCTAAGCGAACAAGGTCCTGACAACGAAGAGACGGCCAAGGAACGGGTCGTGCCAGAGGAAGAAGGGGACGCGCCGAAGCCAGAAGACATACCACCTGCGGGAGAGAGACGCGAGCCGCAGAGATTGAGGTTCGAGCGGCCGATACAAAGCCGCATTCGCTCACCTACACCTCCTGCAGCCGGGATCAACGGGGTGGAACAGCTTGCCGACACTCTAGACAAGCTGTTGAACCAACGACAGCCGCGCCATCAGACGGAGTTGCCCATATTCACGGGCTCTCCTTCGGAATGGCTGCCGTTCAAAGCAGCCATGGAAGATACCACCACATTCTACAAGCTCAAGCCGATCGAGAACCTGGCGCGCCTGAGAAGCTGTCTCCGGGGGGAAGCTCGAGAAGCAGTGGCGCCGTTACTGAGCATCGCAACACCACCCGAACAGATCATGAAGACTTTGGAGCAATGCTTCGGCCGGCCCGAGGTGATGGTCGACCGCATGATGGAAGATTTAAAGAAGCTTCCGAGGCTCGGAGGCTCGGCAGCAGAGCTCAACCACTTCGCGGTGAAGATTCAGAACATGGTGGCCATCCTGAGGAAGTTAAAGCACGGGTACCTCTTCAATCCGTTGCTTGTGAGAGACATCCTGGAGAAGCTCAGCCCGTACGAGAAGAGCAAATGGTACGACTACGCAGAAGAGACATCGCACTACCGGAACGAGCCCGATGTCGTCCTTCTCTCTGAATTCCTAATGAGAGAAGCGGACAGAGCACTGCGCTACGGATTCACCACGGCTCCGGCTTCGAGAAAAGAAACATCGCGTCCACCTCCCAACAAGAACGAAGTTAGACCGAGAAGACCAGTCTTCGCGATATCAGAAGAGGGCCGAGGCAAGCCGAGCCACAGCCAGCCAGAGAGAATGCGCGAAGAACAAACGAAGTGTCCGATATGCACCGACCGCCACGCTCTGTTTCGCTGCGCTGCTTTCAAGAAACTGAGTGTGCAAAAGAGATGGGACACAGTCAAGCAAGAGGGGCTGTGTTTCCTGTGCCTATCGAGCCGACACAGAAGATACAACTGCAAAGCGAAGCAGTGCGGTATGCAGGGATGCAAGCGGCCTCACCACCCACTACTACACGAGGAGAGGTCCGGCGGCGCTCCACCGATCGAGGACGCCGTAATCACCGCGTCGGTTGCCTCCGACCGCGCGGTGAAGCTGAAGATGAGAAGAATTCAAGTCGTTGGGCCACGGGGCGAAGCCGACATCTTCGCGCTGTTCGACGAGGGCTCGACGGTGACTCTGCTGGATGAAGACGTCGCTGAGGCTATCGGCGTGGACGGTCCACCGAAGATGCTGCGCATGCACGGGATCAACGCCGAGAGAAGGGAAGAGAGAAGCCGCCTCGTACAACTGGGCGTACGAGGTCGCGACGGTACCAGACACGACATCACCGCGAGGACTGTGAACGGGTTGAACCTCTTAACTCAATCCGTTCCGGAATCCCTTTTGCAACTCGCTCACCTGCGTGATCTCAAGAACGAAGAGATTTGCTACGAGAACGAGAAACCCCAACTTCTCATCGGCACGGACAATTGGCAGCTCATCGTGTCTCGGGAGCTGAGAATCGGGAAGAGGAACCAGCCTGCAGCCTCTAGGACGAAGCTTGGATGGGTGATACATGGCAGCATCCCCAAGCGCATCATAAGGCAGGACGAGAACGAAGACATCCTGCATATATCCACGGTGGAAACCAGAAACGATCGTCTGGAAGAAATGGTGAAGAAACACTTCGACATAGACGCTTTGGGAATAGCGGCTAAGGCGAAGCTGAGCAACGAGGAACAGCGAGCCATCGACCTGTTTGGCAGAACGGCCAAGAGAACGGAAGACGGTCGATTCGAAGTGGGACTCTTGTGGCGCAAGGATGGCGTCAAACTGCCCCTCAGCTACAACAACGCGCTGAGGAGGCTCAAGAACTTAGAACGCAAGCTCGACAGAAACCCCCAAGATGCGGTGCAGTATCATGGGCAGATGGAGAACCTCATGCGAAAAGGATATGCGGAGAAATGCGACGGGACGGAGGCCGGAAGCGAGAACACATGGTACCTACCGCACTTCCCGGTCAAGAACCCAAACAAGCCGGGCAAGCTGCGCTTGGTCTTCGACGCGGCGGCCAAAACGAACGGCGTGAGCCTCAACGATAATTTATTGGAGGGGCCCGATCTACTGACATCCCTACCGAGGATACTGTTCCGGTTCAGGGAGGAAGCCGTGGCCGTGAAAGCAGACATAGAAGAGATGTTCCTTCGCGTGAAGATCAGGAGGGAGGACCAACCGGCGCAGATGTTCCTGTGGAGGGAGGGCCGAGAGGAGCCGCCCTCCAAGTACAAGATGGTGGTCATGATATTTGGGGCATCGTGTTCACCGTACCTGGCACACTCAGTACGGAATCGAAATGCAGAGGAACACGCGGTATCGTGCCCAGAAGCCTATCGCGCCATCACCGAGGCTCACTACATGGACGATTATGTGGACAGCTATCCAGACTATGAGAAGGCCAAGCAAGTCGTGGAACAAGTGGACCGGGTGCACAAGATGGGCGGATTCCACTTGCGGGGATGGACGAGCAACGATCGACGAGCGCTGACGGGGCTACCGGTGGACCGCCTAGCTGATGATGTGGCGCAGCCTGTCACTAAGGGTGAACAGAAGACCCTGGGGATACTGTGGGATTCTCGAGGGGACACGTTGAAATTCAACACATCTCTATCAAGAGTCCCTAAAGAGGTCCGAGAGCTACAGCGCGCACCTACCAAGAGAGAGGCCCTTAGCACGGTGATGAGCATCTACGATCCGCTGGGGCTACTGAGCTGCTACACCATCACCGCCAAAGTTATCCTGCAAGGTCTGTGGCGTCAGAAGCTGGATTGGGACGAGCCGCTGCCGGCGGAGTCAGCCGAAGACTTCACTCGATGGCTGAGAGACATGGAGCACATCAGCCACCTCGAGCTACCCCGGAGCTACAACGGGGGGAGCCCCACAAGAAACCGGCAGCTGCACGTGTTCTGTGACGCGAGCAAAGACGCGTACGCGGCGGCCGTCTACTGGAGACTGGAGCAAGAAGATGGAGAAATTCGAGTAATGCTAGCCGCAGCCAAGGCTAAGGTGGCGCCGCTGAAGACACAGACGATACCCCGACTAGAGCTACAAGCCGCTCTGGTCGGAGCGAGGCTCGGGAACGCCGTCACAGCGGAACACAGATGGAAGACAGATGCGATTTTCTACTGGACCGACGCTCAGGTAGTTCTGTGGTGGATACAGAACGGAAGCAGGAAATATACGCCATACGTCGCACACCGATTGGGAGAGATCGCCGAGCTGACATCCGTACACCAGTGGAGGTGGGTGAGCACCAAGAATAATATCGCTGACATGGCCACCCGAACGGGCTATGTCACCAAAAGCGAAGAGGATCCGTGGTTCAATGGACCAGACTTCCCGCGTAGGCCTGTGAACGAGTGGCCCACGGAGAGTCCCGTTCAAGCCGAGGACCTAGAGGAGCACGTCGCCTTccagaccacggaggcgagCGAAGTAGACTGTCTGCCAGACGTGAGCCGCTTTTCAAAGTACGAGCGCCTCGTGAGATGTACGGCGATGGTTCTACTATTCATTGAGAAGTGTCGTGATCGCCGGGCCAGTCTCGACGTGCGGCACCTGGAGAAGGCGGAGGTATTATGGTACCGAAAATCACAACACGATAGCTTCGCACGGGAAATAGAGAAGATGAAAAACGGAGGGACGGCGCCGAGATGGAGCTCCTTGTACCGGCTCAACCCGGTGTACAGAGACGGCTTGCTTACGCTGGACGGGAGGATCAGAGCAGCGCAGGTGCCGTATGAAATGAAGAACCCAGTTATCCTGGACGGAAGACACCCGTTCACGAGGCTGCTGGTGGCCAGGGAGCATGCCAGAGCCGGACATGGGAGCCGCGAGAGAGTAGTGAACGATCTAAGACAGAAATTCTGGATCCGGAAGCTACGGCCGACGGTGCGGAGCATCATACACAACTGCGCCTTCTGTCGGATGAGGAGGGCGCGCCCGAAAATCCCGCAACCTGGAGACCTGCCACCAGAGCGCCTGGGGGCGTTCCAGAGACCATTTTCCTACTGCGGTCTCGATTGTTTCGGCCCAATGATCGTTACCCTCGGCCGGCGTCATGAGAAGAGATGGGGAGCGCTGTTTACCTGTTTGACGACGCGAGCGGTCCACCTGGAACTTGTGGCCACGCTGTCGACCGATTCAGCATTGATGGCAATGAGAAGAATGGCCGCACGGCGGGGATGGCCGGCGGTCATGTACAGCGATAATGGGACGAACTTCAGAGGCGCGAACGTCGAGCTGCAACGAGCGTACGCCGAGTGGGTGCCGGCTATGACCGAGCTGGGCCTCACACACCGCATGAAATGGAAGTTCACTCCGCCAGGGGCGCCGAACCAAGGGGGCGCCTGGGAGAGACTGGTGAGGTCGGTAAAAACCGCCCTACTCACCACACTGAACGAGAAATCACCGAAGGAGGAGGTGCTCCAGACCCTGATGACCGAGGCGGAATACTCCGTGAACGCTCGACCGCTCGTTCACGTTTCCGTGGACCCCGACGATCCAGAGGCGATCACACCTAACCATTTCCTCATAGGGTCATCTACTGGTCAACCATACGTCGGGCCGTGCGAGCCGGCCGACAAGAAGACGTGGAGGGTCGCGCAGGCCTTGGCGGACGAGTTCTGGAGGCGATGGGTGAGGGAGTATCTCCCGACGCTCACGCCCCGTGGCGGGGCCCCGAGGAGCGGCCGCAACCTGGCCCCGGGGGACTTGGTGATCGTCGTCGACCCCGCGCTGCCGCGTAATACGTGGCCGCGAGGAGTCGTACACCGTGTCTACCCGGGCCCGGACGGACGAGTGCGTTGCGCGGACGTGCGCACGCGTAGTGGAGTGTTCCGCAGACCAACATCAAAGCTGGCGGTGATAGAAGAGTCGCCGCCGGAGGAGCCGACGGCGCCGGGAGAGGAGCCGGCCAGCTCGTGCTCAGCCGGGCAGTCAGCGGCGGGCCTAGTCAGCCCGCAGTCGCCAGAACGAGTCGCGACGGGCTTAACCAGCTCGTGCTCAGCCGGGCAGCCACCAGCGAGGCCAGCCTGCAGTCAACCATGGATTCGGCGAGCCCGCAGTCACCGGAGAAGGCTGCGTAGACCCTGGCTACTGCGCCGGGGGGAGGATGTTGAGGACAGCGGCCTCGCACCCGATAAACTCGTAGTGAGTGTATACAAACTCGTTAACAgtgaaatatga